Proteins encoded in a region of the Streptomyces sp. NBC_00310 genome:
- the carA gene encoding glutamine-hydrolyzing carbamoyl-phosphate synthase small subunit, with translation MTTSTRGAAKTPAVLVLEDGRIFRGRAYGAVGVTFGEAVFSTGMTGYQETLTDPSYHRQVVVMTAPHVGNTGVNDEDPESKKIWVSGYVVRDPARVPSNWRSRRSLDEELANQGVVGISGIDTRALTRHLRERGAMRVGIFSGNALPDDGTMLTEVRQAPEMKGANLSAEVATKETYVVPAIGTKKFTVAAVDLGIKGMTPHRMAERGIEVHVLPATATAEDVYAVNPDGVFFSNGPGDPATADHPVSVMRAVLERGTPLFGICFGNQILGRALGFGTYKLKYGHRGINQPVQDRTTGKVEVTAHNHGFAVDAPLDQVSETPYGRAEVSHVCLNDNVVEGLQLLDRPAFSVQYHPEAAAGPHDAAYLFDRFVSLMEGQRA, from the coding sequence ATGACGACCTCCACCAGGGGAGCCGCCAAGACTCCCGCCGTACTCGTCCTGGAGGACGGCCGGATCTTCCGCGGCCGTGCCTACGGGGCCGTGGGGGTGACCTTCGGCGAGGCCGTGTTCTCCACCGGGATGACCGGCTACCAGGAGACCCTCACCGACCCGTCGTACCACCGCCAGGTCGTCGTCATGACCGCCCCGCACGTCGGCAACACCGGCGTCAACGACGAGGACCCCGAGTCCAAGAAGATCTGGGTCTCCGGATACGTCGTCCGCGACCCCGCGCGCGTGCCCTCCAACTGGCGCTCCCGGCGCTCGCTCGACGAAGAGCTCGCCAATCAGGGCGTCGTCGGCATCAGCGGCATCGACACCCGGGCCCTCACCCGCCATCTGCGCGAGCGCGGCGCCATGCGCGTCGGCATCTTCTCCGGCAACGCGCTGCCCGACGACGGCACCATGCTCACCGAGGTCCGCCAGGCCCCCGAGATGAAGGGCGCGAACCTCTCCGCGGAGGTCGCCACCAAGGAGACGTACGTCGTCCCGGCGATCGGCACGAAGAAGTTCACCGTCGCCGCCGTCGACCTCGGCATCAAGGGCATGACCCCGCACCGCATGGCCGAACGCGGCATCGAGGTGCACGTCCTGCCCGCCACGGCGACGGCCGAGGACGTGTACGCCGTGAACCCCGACGGCGTCTTCTTCTCCAACGGTCCGGGCGACCCGGCCACCGCCGACCACCCCGTCTCCGTCATGCGGGCCGTCCTGGAGCGCGGCACCCCGCTCTTCGGCATCTGCTTCGGCAACCAGATCCTGGGCCGCGCCCTCGGCTTCGGCACCTACAAGCTGAAGTACGGCCACCGCGGCATCAACCAGCCGGTGCAGGACCGTACGACCGGCAAGGTCGAGGTCACCGCGCACAACCACGGCTTCGCCGTCGACGCCCCGCTCGACCAGGTCTCCGAGACCCCCTACGGCCGCGCCGAGGTCTCCCACGTGTGCCTCAACGACAACGTGGTGGAGGGGCTCCAGCTCCTCGACCGGCCGGCGTTCAGCGTCCAGTACCACCCCGAAGCGGCAGCGGGCCCGCACGACGCCGCCTACCTGTTCGACCGCTTCGTATCCCTGATGGAGGGCCAGCGTGCCTAA
- the pyrF gene encoding orotidine-5'-phosphate decarboxylase — protein MTEPFGARLRRAMDERGPLCVGIDPHASLLADWGLDDDIAGLERFSRTVVEALADRVAVLKPQSAFFERFGSRGIAVLEASVQEARAAGALVVMDAKRGDIGSTMAAYAETFLREGAPLFSDALTVSPYLGYGSLRPAVDLARASGAGLFVLALTSNPEGGEVQHAMRGDGRDVGATMLSHLAAENAGEEPLGSFGAVVGATLGDLSSYDLDINGPLLAPGIGAQGATPADLPEVFGAAVRNVVPNVSRGVLRHGPGAVALRDASERFADEIRAAAAVA, from the coding sequence ATGACTGAGCCCTTCGGTGCGCGGCTGCGCCGTGCCATGGACGAGCGCGGGCCACTCTGCGTCGGCATCGACCCGCACGCCTCCCTGCTCGCCGACTGGGGCCTGGACGACGACATCGCCGGCCTGGAGCGTTTCAGCCGTACGGTCGTGGAGGCGCTGGCCGACCGGGTGGCCGTCCTCAAGCCGCAGAGCGCGTTCTTCGAGCGCTTCGGGTCGCGGGGCATCGCCGTACTGGAGGCGTCCGTCCAGGAAGCGCGGGCGGCCGGGGCGCTGGTCGTCATGGACGCCAAGCGCGGCGACATCGGCTCCACCATGGCCGCGTACGCCGAGACCTTCCTGCGCGAGGGCGCGCCCCTCTTCTCGGACGCGCTGACGGTGTCGCCGTACCTGGGCTACGGCTCCCTGAGGCCCGCCGTGGACCTGGCGCGCGCGAGCGGGGCCGGGCTCTTCGTGCTGGCGCTCACCTCCAACCCGGAGGGCGGCGAGGTGCAGCACGCGATGCGCGGCGACGGGCGCGATGTCGGCGCGACGATGCTGTCCCATCTCGCGGCCGAGAACGCGGGGGAGGAGCCCCTGGGATCCTTCGGCGCCGTCGTCGGTGCCACGCTGGGTGACCTCTCGTCCTACGACCTGGACATCAACGGACCTCTCCTCGCCCCCGGGATCGGTGCCCAGGGGGCCACCCCGGCCGATCTTCCGGAGGTCTTCGGGGCCGCCGTGCGCAATGTGGTCCCGAACGTCAGTCGGGGTGTTCTTCGTCACGGTCCCGGCGCCGTCGCGCTGCGTGACGCGTCGGAACGCTTCGCGGACGAGATCCGCGCCGCGGCAGCAGTCGCCTGA
- a CDS encoding quinone-dependent dihydroorotate dehydrogenase, translated as MYKLFFRLVFKRMDPEEAHHLAFRWIRLAVRVPVLRTFVAAALAPRHEELRTEAFGLRMHGPFGLAAGFDKNAVAIDGMSMLGFDHVEIGTVTGEAQPGNPKKRLFRLVADRALINRMGFNNEGSLAVAARLASRNPVFRTVVGVNIGKTKVVPEDEAAGDYVKSTERLAPYADYLVVNVSSPNTPGLRNLQATQALRPLLTAVREAADRTVRTRRVPLLVKIAPDLADEDIDAVADLAVELGLDGIIATNTTIAREGLGLKSEPSLVKETGGLSGAPVKARSLAVLRRLYARVGDRITLVGVGGIENAEDAWQRILAGATLVQGYSAFIYEGPFWARAIHKGLAARLRTSPYATLADAVGADVRKTV; from the coding sequence ATGTACAAGCTCTTCTTCCGTCTGGTCTTCAAGCGGATGGACCCCGAGGAGGCCCACCACCTGGCCTTCCGCTGGATCCGTCTGGCCGTCCGCGTCCCCGTCCTGCGTACCTTCGTCGCGGCGGCTCTGGCGCCCCGCCACGAGGAACTGCGCACCGAGGCGTTCGGGCTGCGCATGCACGGCCCGTTCGGGCTGGCCGCCGGCTTCGACAAGAACGCGGTCGCGATCGACGGGATGTCGATGCTCGGCTTCGACCACGTCGAGATCGGCACGGTGACGGGCGAGGCCCAGCCGGGCAACCCCAAGAAGCGGCTGTTCCGCCTGGTCGCCGACCGTGCCCTGATCAACCGCATGGGCTTCAACAACGAGGGCTCGCTCGCCGTCGCCGCCCGCCTCGCCTCCCGCAACCCCGTCTTCAGGACCGTCGTGGGCGTGAACATCGGCAAGACCAAGGTCGTCCCGGAGGACGAGGCCGCAGGGGACTACGTGAAGTCCACCGAGCGCCTCGCGCCCTACGCCGACTACCTGGTCGTCAACGTCTCCTCGCCCAACACGCCCGGCCTGCGCAACCTGCAGGCCACTCAGGCGCTGCGGCCCCTGCTCACGGCCGTCCGCGAGGCAGCCGACCGCACGGTCCGCACGCGCCGGGTGCCGCTGCTGGTGAAGATCGCGCCGGACCTCGCCGACGAGGACATCGACGCCGTCGCCGACCTCGCCGTGGAGCTCGGTCTGGACGGGATCATCGCCACGAACACCACCATCGCGCGCGAGGGGCTCGGCCTGAAATCCGAACCCTCGCTGGTGAAGGAGACGGGCGGACTCTCCGGCGCCCCCGTCAAGGCCCGCTCCCTGGCGGTCCTGCGCCGCCTCTACGCGCGCGTGGGCGACCGGATCACCCTGGTGGGCGTCGGCGGCATCGAGAACGCCGAGGACGCCTGGCAGCGCATCCTGGCCGGCGCCACGCTGGTCCAGGGCTACAGCGCCTTCATCTACGAGGGCCCCTTCTGGGCACGCGCCATCCACAAGGGCCTCGCCGCCCGCCTGCGTACGAGCCCGTACGCCACCCTCGCCGACGCCGTCGGCGCCGACGTGAGGAAGACGGTATGA
- a CDS encoding PH-like domain-containing protein encodes MTPVILLAAEKESAEVTDWAARIGWVVGLALFVALVYWLMREGWKWRGTLQSDLPALLGAPDEPGEARLGMSGRYHGSTTAGQWLDRIVAHGLGTRSRVELTLTDAGLDVVRPGATDFFVPVEALREARLDKGIAGKVLTEGGLLVVTWEHGGKLLDSGFRSDRAAEHNEWVETLNQMINKTETEGAR; translated from the coding sequence GTGACACCTGTAATTCTGCTGGCCGCCGAGAAGGAATCGGCCGAGGTCACCGACTGGGCCGCGCGGATCGGCTGGGTCGTCGGACTCGCCCTCTTCGTCGCGCTCGTCTACTGGCTGATGCGCGAGGGCTGGAAGTGGCGCGGCACGCTCCAGAGCGACCTGCCCGCCCTCCTCGGCGCGCCGGACGAGCCCGGTGAGGCGAGACTGGGCATGAGCGGCCGCTACCACGGCTCCACCACCGCCGGGCAGTGGCTCGACCGCATCGTGGCGCACGGCCTGGGCACCCGCAGCAGGGTCGAACTGACGCTGACGGACGCCGGCCTGGACGTCGTACGCCCGGGAGCGACGGACTTCTTCGTCCCCGTCGAGGCCCTGCGCGAGGCCCGGCTCGACAAGGGCATCGCCGGCAAGGTCCTCACCGAGGGCGGGCTGCTGGTCGTCACCTGGGAGCACGGCGGCAAGCTGCTCGACTCCGGCTTCCGCTCCGACCGCGCGGCCGAGCACAACGAGTGGGTCGAGACCCTGAACCAGATGATCAACAAGACGGAAACGGAAGGCGCACGATGA
- the carB gene encoding carbamoyl-phosphate synthase large subunit: MPKRTDIQSVLVIGSGPIVIGQAAEFDYSGTQACRVLRAEGLRVILVNSNPATIMTDPEIADATYVEPITPEFVEKIIAKERPDTLLPTLGGQTALNTAISLHEAGTLEKYGVELIGANVEAINKGEDRDLFKDVVEAVRAKIGHGESARSVICHSMDDVIRGVETLGGYPVVVRPSFTMGGAGSGFAHDEEELRRIAGQGLTLSPTTEVLLEESILGWKEYELELMRDKNDNVVVVCSIENFDPMGVHTGDSITVAPAMTLTDREYQTLRDIGIAVIREVGVDTGGCNIQFAVNPEDGRVIVIEMNPRVSRSSALASKATGFPIAKIAAKLAVGYTLDEIPNDITEQTPASFEPTLDYVVVKAPRFAFEKFPSADSSLTTTMKSVGEAMAIGRNFTEALQKALRSLEKKGSQFTFVGEPGDKAELLREAVRPTDGRINTVMQAIRAGATPEEVFESTKIDPWFVDQLFLIKEIADELAQADKLDPDLLAEAKRHGFSDQQVAEIRGLREDVVREVRHALGVRPVYKTVDTCAAEFAAKTPYFYSSYDEESEVAPREKPAVIILGSGPNRIGQGIEFDYSCVHASFALSDAGYETVMVNCNPETVSTDYDTSDRLYFEPLTLEDVLEIVHAESLAGPIAGVVVQLGGQTPLGLAQALKDNGVPVVGTPPEAIHAAEDRGAFGQVLAEAGLPAPKHGTATTFAGAKAIADEIGYPVLVRPSYVLGGRGMEIVYDEARLESYIAESTEISPSRPVLVDRFLDDAIEIDVDALYDGHELYLGGVMEHIEEAGIHSGDSACALPPITLGGFDIKRLRASTEAIAKGVGVRGLINIQFAMAGDILYVLEANPRASRTVPFTSKATAVPLAKAAARISLGATIAELRAEGLLPANGDGGELPLDAPISVKEAVMPWSRFRDIHGRGVDTILGPEMRSTGEVMGIDSVFGTAYAKSQAGAYGPLPTKGRAFISVANRDKRSMIFPARELVAHGFELLATSGTAEVLKRNGINATVVRKQSEGTGPGGEKTIVQLIHDGEVDLIVNTPYGTGGRLDGYDIRTAAVARSVPCLTTVQALAAAVQGIDALNHGDVGVRSLQEHAEHLTAARD; encoded by the coding sequence GTGCCTAAGCGCACCGATATCCAGTCCGTCCTGGTCATCGGCTCCGGCCCGATCGTCATCGGGCAGGCCGCCGAGTTCGACTACTCCGGCACCCAGGCGTGCCGCGTCCTGCGCGCCGAGGGTCTGCGCGTCATCCTCGTCAACTCCAACCCGGCGACGATCATGACCGACCCGGAGATCGCCGACGCCACGTACGTCGAGCCGATCACCCCGGAGTTCGTCGAGAAGATCATCGCCAAGGAGCGCCCGGACACCCTCCTGCCGACCCTCGGCGGCCAGACGGCCCTCAACACGGCCATCTCGCTGCACGAGGCCGGGACGCTGGAGAAGTACGGCGTCGAGCTGATCGGCGCCAACGTCGAGGCCATCAACAAGGGCGAGGACCGCGACCTCTTCAAGGACGTCGTGGAGGCCGTCCGCGCCAAGATCGGGCACGGCGAGTCCGCCCGCTCGGTCATCTGCCACTCCATGGACGACGTGATCAGGGGCGTCGAGACCCTCGGCGGCTACCCCGTCGTCGTCCGCCCCTCCTTCACCATGGGCGGCGCCGGCTCCGGCTTCGCACACGACGAGGAGGAGCTCCGCCGCATCGCCGGCCAGGGCCTCACCCTCTCGCCGACCACCGAGGTGCTCCTGGAGGAGTCCATCCTCGGCTGGAAGGAGTACGAGCTGGAGCTGATGCGCGACAAGAACGACAACGTCGTGGTCGTCTGCTCCATCGAGAACTTCGATCCCATGGGCGTGCACACCGGTGACTCGATCACGGTCGCGCCCGCGATGACCCTCACCGACCGCGAGTACCAGACCCTGCGGGACATCGGCATCGCGGTCATCCGCGAGGTCGGCGTCGACACCGGCGGCTGCAACATCCAGTTCGCTGTGAACCCCGAGGACGGCCGGGTCATCGTCATCGAGATGAACCCGCGTGTGTCGCGGTCGTCGGCGCTCGCCTCCAAGGCGACCGGTTTCCCGATCGCCAAGATCGCCGCCAAGCTGGCCGTCGGCTACACGCTCGACGAGATCCCGAACGACATCACCGAGCAGACCCCGGCCTCCTTCGAGCCGACGCTCGACTACGTGGTCGTGAAGGCCCCGCGTTTCGCCTTCGAGAAGTTCCCCTCCGCCGACTCGTCCCTGACCACGACCATGAAGTCGGTCGGCGAGGCCATGGCGATCGGCCGCAACTTCACCGAGGCGCTGCAGAAGGCGCTGCGGTCGCTGGAGAAGAAGGGCAGCCAGTTCACGTTCGTCGGGGAGCCCGGCGACAAGGCGGAGCTGCTGCGCGAGGCCGTCCGGCCCACCGACGGCCGCATCAACACCGTCATGCAGGCCATCCGCGCGGGCGCCACACCCGAGGAGGTCTTCGAGTCCACGAAGATCGACCCGTGGTTCGTCGACCAGCTCTTCCTGATCAAGGAGATCGCGGACGAGCTGGCCCAGGCCGACAAGCTCGATCCGGATCTTCTGGCGGAGGCCAAGCGGCACGGTTTCTCCGACCAGCAGGTCGCCGAGATCCGCGGGCTGCGCGAGGACGTCGTGCGCGAGGTCCGGCACGCGCTGGGCGTACGCCCGGTCTACAAGACGGTCGACACCTGCGCCGCCGAGTTCGCCGCGAAGACGCCGTACTTCTACTCCTCCTACGACGAGGAGTCGGAGGTCGCCCCGCGCGAGAAGCCGGCCGTGATCATCCTCGGCTCGGGTCCGAACCGCATCGGCCAGGGCATCGAGTTCGACTACTCCTGCGTCCACGCCTCGTTCGCGCTGAGCGACGCGGGATACGAGACCGTGATGGTCAACTGCAACCCGGAGACCGTCTCCACGGACTACGACACCTCCGACCGCCTGTACTTCGAGCCGCTGACCCTCGAGGACGTGCTGGAGATCGTCCACGCCGAGTCACTGGCCGGCCCGATCGCGGGCGTCGTCGTCCAGCTCGGCGGCCAGACCCCGCTGGGCCTGGCGCAGGCGCTCAAGGACAACGGCGTACCGGTCGTGGGCACCCCTCCGGAGGCCATCCACGCCGCCGAGGACCGCGGCGCCTTCGGCCAGGTCCTCGCCGAGGCCGGGCTCCCCGCGCCGAAGCACGGCACCGCGACCACCTTCGCCGGCGCCAAGGCCATCGCCGACGAGATCGGCTACCCCGTCCTCGTCCGCCCGTCGTACGTGCTCGGCGGACGCGGCATGGAGATCGTGTACGACGAGGCCCGCCTGGAGTCGTACATCGCCGAGTCGACCGAGATCAGCCCCTCCCGGCCGGTCCTCGTCGACCGCTTCCTCGACGACGCGATCGAGATCGACGTCGACGCCCTGTACGACGGCCACGAGCTGTACCTCGGCGGCGTGATGGAGCACATCGAGGAAGCCGGCATCCACTCCGGCGACTCGGCGTGCGCCCTGCCCCCGATCACGCTCGGCGGGTTCGACATCAAGCGCCTGCGCGCCTCCACCGAGGCCATCGCCAAGGGCGTCGGGGTGCGCGGTCTGATCAACATCCAGTTCGCGATGGCCGGGGACATCCTCTACGTCCTCGAAGCCAACCCGCGCGCCTCGCGCACCGTCCCCTTCACCTCGAAGGCGACCGCGGTGCCGCTGGCGAAGGCCGCCGCCCGGATCTCGCTGGGCGCGACCATCGCCGAGCTGCGGGCGGAGGGGCTGCTTCCGGCCAACGGCGACGGTGGTGAGCTGCCGCTCGACGCGCCGATCTCCGTCAAGGAGGCCGTCATGCCGTGGTCCCGCTTCCGCGACATCCACGGCCGCGGCGTCGACACCATCCTCGGCCCGGAGATGCGCTCCACCGGCGAGGTCATGGGCATCGACTCGGTCTTCGGCACGGCGTACGCCAAGTCGCAGGCCGGCGCCTACGGGCCGCTGCCCACCAAGGGCCGCGCGTTCATCTCGGTCGCCAACCGTGACAAGCGCTCGATGATCTTCCCGGCGCGTGAACTCGTCGCCCACGGCTTCGAACTGCTCGCCACGTCCGGCACGGCCGAGGTGCTCAAGCGCAACGGCATCAACGCCACCGTCGTCCGCAAGCAGTCCGAGGGCACCGGCCCGGGCGGCGAGAAGACCATCGTCCAGCTCATCCACGACGGCGAGGTCGACCTCATCGTCAACACCCCGTACGGCACCGGCGGCCGCCTCGACGGCTACGACATCCGTACGGCGGCCGTGGCCCGCTCCGTGCCGTGCCTGACGACCGTCCAGGCGCTCGCCGCGGCCGTCCAGGGCATCGACGCGCTCAACCACGGCGACGTGGGCGTGCGCTCACTCCAGGAACACGCCGAACACCTGACCGCGGCCCGCGACTAG
- a CDS encoding dihydroorotase, with protein MSKILIRGAKVLGGEARDVLIDGEVIAEIGVGLSDEGAQVVEADGKVLLPGLVDLHTHLREPGREDSETVLTGTRAAASGGYTAVFAMANTFPVADTAGVVEQVYRLGQEHGYCDVQPIGAVTVGLEGKKLAELGAMHESAAGVTVFSDDGKCVDDAVMMRRALEYVKAFGGVVAQHAQEPRLTEGAQMNEGVVSAELGLGGWPAVAEESIIARDVLLAEHVGSRVHICHLSTAGSVEIVRWAKSRGIDVTAEVTPHHLLLTDELVRSYNPVYKVNPPLRTERDVLALREALADGTIDIVATDHAPHPHEDKDCEWGAAAMGMVGLETALSVVQETMVETGLLDWAGVADRMSVKPAKIGRAAGHGRPVSAGEPANLTLVDTAYRGSVDPAGFASRSRNTPYEGRELPGRVTHTWLRGKATLVDGKLT; from the coding sequence ATGAGCAAGATCCTGATCCGTGGTGCGAAGGTGCTGGGCGGCGAGGCGCGGGACGTCCTGATCGACGGCGAGGTCATCGCGGAGATCGGTGTCGGGCTCTCCGACGAGGGCGCCCAGGTCGTCGAGGCCGACGGCAAGGTGCTCCTGCCGGGCCTGGTCGATCTGCACACCCACCTGCGGGAGCCCGGCCGCGAGGACTCCGAGACCGTGCTGACCGGCACGCGCGCGGCGGCCTCCGGCGGCTACACGGCCGTGTTCGCCATGGCCAACACCTTCCCGGTCGCCGACACCGCCGGTGTGGTCGAGCAGGTGTACCGCCTCGGCCAGGAGCACGGGTACTGCGACGTCCAGCCCATCGGGGCCGTCACCGTCGGCCTGGAGGGCAAGAAGCTCGCCGAGCTGGGCGCGATGCACGAGTCGGCCGCCGGGGTCACCGTCTTCTCGGACGACGGCAAGTGCGTCGACGACGCGGTGATGATGCGGCGGGCCCTGGAGTACGTGAAGGCCTTCGGCGGGGTCGTCGCCCAGCACGCGCAGGAGCCGCGGCTGACCGAGGGCGCCCAGATGAACGAGGGTGTCGTCTCCGCCGAGCTCGGCCTCGGCGGCTGGCCCGCGGTGGCCGAAGAATCGATCATCGCCCGGGATGTCCTGCTCGCCGAGCACGTCGGCTCCCGCGTCCACATCTGCCACCTCTCGACCGCCGGGTCCGTGGAGATCGTCCGCTGGGCCAAGTCCCGGGGCATCGACGTCACCGCCGAGGTCACCCCGCACCACCTCCTCCTCACCGACGAGCTGGTGCGCTCCTACAACCCGGTCTACAAGGTCAACCCGCCGCTGCGCACCGAGCGCGACGTGCTGGCCCTGCGTGAGGCGCTCGCCGACGGCACGATCGACATCGTCGCCACCGACCACGCCCCGCACCCGCACGAGGACAAGGACTGCGAGTGGGGCGCGGCCGCCATGGGCATGGTCGGCCTGGAGACCGCGCTGTCGGTGGTCCAGGAGACGATGGTCGAGACCGGTCTGCTCGACTGGGCGGGCGTCGCGGACCGTATGTCCGTCAAGCCGGCCAAGATCGGGCGGGCGGCCGGGCACGGACGTCCCGTCTCGGCAGGTGAGCCCGCCAACCTCACGCTCGTCGACACGGCATACCGTGGGTCGGTGGATCCCGCGGGCTTCGCCTCGCGCAGCCGCAACACCCCGTACGAGGGCCGCGAGCTGCCGGGCCGTGTCACGCACACGTGGCTGCGGGGCAAGGCCACGCTCGTCGACGGGAAGCTCACGTGA
- the rpoZ gene encoding DNA-directed RNA polymerase subunit omega, giving the protein MSSSISAPEGIINPPIDELLEATDSKYSLVIYAAKRARQINAYYSQLGEGLLEYVGPLVDTHVHEKPLSIALREINAGLLTSEAVEGPA; this is encoded by the coding sequence GTGTCCTCTTCCATCTCCGCGCCCGAGGGCATCATCAACCCGCCGATCGACGAGCTCCTCGAGGCCACCGACTCGAAGTACAGCCTCGTGATCTACGCGGCCAAGCGTGCCCGCCAGATCAACGCGTACTACTCGCAGCTCGGCGAAGGTCTCCTCGAGTACGTCGGTCCCCTCGTCGACACCCACGTCCACGAGAAGCCGCTCTCGATCGCCCTGCGCGAGATCAACGCGGGTCTGCTGACCTCCGAGGCCGTCGAGGGCCCCGCGTAA
- the coaBC gene encoding bifunctional phosphopantothenoylcysteine decarboxylase/phosphopantothenate--cysteine ligase CoaBC produces MGKPKVVLGVSGGIAAYKACELLRRLTESGHDVRVVPTDSALHFVGAATWSALSGNPVSTEVWESVHEVPHVRIGQEADLVVVAPATADMLAKAAHGLADDLLTNTLLTARCPVVFAPAMHTEMWEHPATQENVATLRRRGALVIDPAVGRLTGVDTGKGRLPDPGEIFETCRRVLARGVTEPDLVGRHVVVTAGGTREPLDPVRFLGNRSSGKQGYALARTAAARGARVTLIEANTGLPDPAGVDVVRIGTAVQLREAVLKAAPDADVVVMAAAVADFRPGTYVTGKIKKKDGQEPEPIVLVRNPDILAEISADRPRPGQVVVGFAAETDDVLANGRAKLTRKGCDLLVVNEVGERKTFGSEENEAVVLGADGSETPVPYGPKEALAETVWDLVLSRLD; encoded by the coding sequence GTGGGCAAGCCGAAGGTCGTTCTGGGGGTCAGCGGTGGGATCGCCGCCTACAAGGCGTGCGAGCTGCTGCGCCGGCTGACCGAGTCCGGGCATGACGTACGGGTCGTACCCACCGACTCCGCGTTGCACTTCGTCGGCGCCGCCACCTGGTCCGCGCTCTCCGGCAACCCGGTCTCCACCGAGGTCTGGGAGAGCGTCCACGAGGTGCCGCACGTCCGCATCGGACAGGAGGCCGACCTGGTGGTCGTCGCCCCGGCTACCGCCGACATGCTGGCGAAGGCCGCCCACGGCCTGGCCGACGACCTCCTCACGAACACCCTCCTCACCGCGCGCTGCCCGGTCGTCTTCGCCCCCGCCATGCACACCGAGATGTGGGAGCACCCGGCGACCCAGGAGAACGTGGCGACGCTGCGCCGCCGGGGCGCCCTCGTCATCGACCCCGCCGTGGGCCGGCTGACCGGCGTCGACACCGGCAAGGGCCGGCTGCCGGACCCCGGGGAGATCTTCGAGACCTGTCGCCGGGTGCTGGCTCGTGGCGTCACCGAGCCGGACCTCGTCGGCCGGCATGTCGTCGTGACCGCCGGCGGCACCCGTGAGCCCCTCGACCCGGTCCGCTTCCTCGGCAACCGCTCCTCCGGCAAGCAGGGCTACGCACTGGCCCGTACGGCCGCCGCGCGGGGCGCCCGGGTCACGCTGATCGAGGCCAACACCGGGCTGCCGGACCCCGCGGGCGTGGACGTCGTCCGGATCGGCACGGCGGTCCAGCTGCGTGAGGCGGTGCTGAAGGCGGCGCCGGACGCGGACGTCGTGGTGATGGCGGCCGCGGTGGCCGACTTCCGCCCCGGGACGTACGTCACCGGCAAGATCAAGAAGAAGGACGGTCAGGAGCCCGAGCCCATCGTCCTGGTACGTAATCCGGACATCCTCGCGGAGATCTCGGCGGACCGCCCCCGCCCCGGACAGGTGGTCGTCGGCTTCGCCGCGGAGACCGACGACGTCCTCGCCAACGGCCGCGCCAAGCTGACACGCAAGGGGTGCGATCTGCTGGTGGTGAACGAGGTCGGGGAGCGCAAGACCTTCGGTTCCGAGGAGAACGAGGCCGTGGTGCTGGGCGCCGACGGGAGTGAGACACCGGTGCCGTACGGCCCGAAGGAAGCCCTGGCCGAAACGGTGTGGGACCTGGTCCTGAGCCGACTCGACTGA
- the gmk gene encoding guanylate kinase, with protein MSERPRLTVLSGPSGVGKSTVVAHMRKAHPEVWLSVSATTRKPRPGERQGVHYFFVTDEEMDKLIANGELLEWAEFAGNRYGTPRAAVLERLERGEPVLLEIDLQGARQVRETMPDAQLVFLAPPSWEELVRRLTGRGTEPPEVIERRLEAAKIELAAEPEFDVTLVNTSVEDVARELLALMDVV; from the coding sequence ATGAGTGAACGTCCGCGGCTGACCGTGCTCTCCGGCCCCTCCGGGGTCGGCAAGAGCACGGTCGTCGCCCATATGCGCAAGGCACACCCCGAGGTCTGGCTCTCGGTGTCGGCGACGACCCGCAAGCCGCGCCCTGGTGAGCGGCAGGGAGTCCACTACTTCTTCGTCACCGACGAGGAGATGGACAAGCTGATCGCCAACGGCGAGCTGCTGGAGTGGGCCGAGTTCGCCGGCAACCGCTACGGCACTCCCCGGGCCGCCGTGCTCGAACGCCTGGAGCGGGGCGAGCCGGTCCTGCTGGAGATCGACCTCCAGGGTGCTCGGCAGGTCCGTGAGACCATGCCGGACGCCCAGCTGGTGTTCCTGGCTCCTCCCTCCTGGGAGGAACTGGTGCGCAGGCTCACCGGGCGGGGCACCGAACCGCCCGAGGTGATCGAACGCCGCCTCGAGGCGGCCAAGATCGAGCTGGCGGCAGAGCCGGAGTTCGACGTGACCTTGGTCAACACCTCCGTCGAGGACGTGGCCCGCGAGCTGCTAGCCTTGATGGATGTTGTGTGA
- a CDS encoding integration host factor: protein MALPPLTPEQRAAALEKAAAARRERAEVKNRLKHSGASLHEVIKQGQENDVIGKMKVSALLESLPGVGKVRAKQIMERLGISESRRVRGLGSNQIASLEREFGSTGS from the coding sequence GTGGCTCTTCCGCCCCTTACCCCTGAACAGCGCGCAGCCGCGCTCGAAAAGGCCGCCGCGGCTCGCCGGGAGCGGGCCGAGGTCAAGAATCGACTCAAGCACTCCGGCGCCTCCCTGCATGAGGTGATCAAGCAGGGCCAGGAGAACGACGTCATCGGCAAGATGAAGGTCTCCGCGCTGCTCGAGTCCCTGCCGGGCGTGGGCAAAGTCCGCGCCAAGCAGATCATGGAGCGACTCGGCATCTCCGAGAGCCGTCGTGTACGCGGCCTCGGTTCCAACCAGATCGCTTCCCTGGAGCGTGAGTTCGGCAGCACCGGTTCCTGA